The Mangrovivirga cuniculi genomic sequence TGATAAATTTGGTCAAAATAAAAAATATGATTCAGAGGGATTAGCAGTAATTATTCCATATTGGGCCAATCCTGCAGGTTTTGACCAGCCTTTAGCGTATTTCACCTGGAAAGATATCAATAAACTTTTCAGAAATCAGGATAAGTATCCGAATGGAAAAGCATTTCTGAATGCCCTTGAAAATGATGATCTTCAAACAATCTACCTGTATAATACTTACATCCGAACAAAATAAAGCAGTCCGTTTTTTGCTTAGTAAACTGAAAGTCAAAGACTTGTTTAAACAAAATTTTTAAATGCGAGTTGTTTATTCATTGATATTTGTTATACTATAGCTATATTTGTTTAGACAAAATTTGTAATATGAAGATAGAGGAGGCAATTAAAACAAAAGGACTGAAAGACAATTATGAAAAATTATTTGTCAACATCATCTACACCAGCAACTGGTTCAAGTCAAAATTAAAAGATTTATTTAAGCCTTACGGAATAACTCAAACCCAATACAATGTACTCAGAATTCTTCGTGGGAAATATCCTGAGCCATGTAATCCTGGGTATATTACGAGTGTAATGATCGAAAAAATGTCTGATGTAACCCGACTCATCGATCGCCTTATTGAAAAGAAACTGGTAAAAAGAATGGTCTGCGAGACAAACCGTAGAATGGTTGAGGTATATATTACTAAAGAAGGTTTAGAACTACTGGAAAAACTTGAACCAGTGGTTGAAAAATCTAGAGATGACCTGAAAGTTTTAACAGATGATGAGGCAAATCAGCTCAGTCATTTATTAGATAAATTGAGAGGGCATTAATTTTTAACCCAAATTCATTTTTCATATAATAAATCAACAATGATCACCCAAATTTCATTTTTACAAGATCCATGGACTGTCGAATTAATCATCAAGATATGTCTTTCACTTTTTTTGGCTATTTTATTTTTGCAGTCGGGATTAGATAAAATTTTTAACTATAAGGACAATGCAGACTGGTTGAAAGGGCATTTTGCAGAAAGCCCAATTTCAGGATTGACACCATTAATGATACCGCTGATTACCCTACTTGAAACAGCCGCTGGTATTCTTTCAGCAATCGGAGTTGTTATGCTAGTTGTTTCTCAATCTGGTACTTTTGCGTTCATAGGTGCTCTATTGAGTACCATAAGCATTATCAGTTTGTTTTTCGGCCAAAGATTAGCCAAAGACTATGAAGGGGCAGCAACCTTAACAGGTTATTTTCTGATATGTATTGTCACAATGTTTATGTTTATATAACAGATCCAAAATTATTTAGAAGGGCCGGTAAATCCGGCCTTTTTTATTTTCAATTAATATTAATAACATCTACTAAACAGTAACTCCTCAAAAGAAAACACTTTCATCAATATCAGGTAATAATTGACTAATACTGTACCCTTACTTTTGTGTAAAACCATAATAATATGGACTTCAAAAGAAAAGTCGAAGTATTAGTTCTTTCTGATATTCATCTGGGTACTTATGGATG encodes the following:
- a CDS encoding MarR family winged helix-turn-helix transcriptional regulator — translated: MKIEEAIKTKGLKDNYEKLFVNIIYTSNWFKSKLKDLFKPYGITQTQYNVLRILRGKYPEPCNPGYITSVMIEKMSDVTRLIDRLIEKKLVKRMVCETNRRMVEVYITKEGLELLEKLEPVVEKSRDDLKVLTDDEANQLSHLLDKLRGH
- a CDS encoding DoxX family membrane protein, giving the protein MITQISFLQDPWTVELIIKICLSLFLAILFLQSGLDKIFNYKDNADWLKGHFAESPISGLTPLMIPLITLLETAAGILSAIGVVMLVVSQSGTFAFIGALLSTISIISLFFGQRLAKDYEGAATLTGYFLICIVTMFMFI